TATGAAGTGTTGAGGGAAGCGACGGACAAGCTGGGATTCGGATTGTATGTCATCGCGATTCCGGAGTTGTTCGACCGTCCGAATGTCTATTCCTATGAAGATGACACCGAACGGTTTACCGCCTTCCAGATTGCCTTTTTGAACTGGTTGATCGAAAGCGGGCAACGTCCGGACCTGCTGCACTGCCACGACCATCATACGGGGTTGATCCCGTTTATGGTGCAGCATTGCTATAATTACCATGAGCTTCAACGTACGCCCTTGGTCGTGACCATCCATAATGGGCAATACCAGGGATGGTTTGGGTTCGATAAGTTGCACTACCTTCCTGACTTCGATCGCTCGCGTACCGGTTTCCTTGAATGGGGTGGCATGATCAACCCGCTGGCCGCTGCCATCAAATGTGCGTGGAAAGTCACGACTGTGTCGCCCAGCTACCTCGATGAGATCGCAAGTTCGGCCAACGGACTCGAAAACCTCCTGCGCTGGGAACGACCGAAATCAGTGGGATTGTTGAACGGCATCGACACGGAAGTCTGGAACCCTGCGACCGACCCGATGCTGGCGGCCCATTACGATAGCGCAACTGCGGCAGCAGGAAAGAAAGCCAATAAGGAACACCTTTGCTCCCAATTCGGACTTGATCCGGAACGGCCCCTTTTCGTTTTTATCGGACGTTTGGTGCATGAAAAAGGCGCCGATTTATTGCCTACCGCATTTGGACATTCGCTTACGCATTACCAGGACGCCATTAGCCTGTTGGTGCTCGGTTCGGGGGATCCGTCGGTCGAACAGCAACTCGAAACGCTGAAGGCGTATTTTCCCTCCAGCTATAACGCCTACATCGGCTACAATGAAACCTTGTCACATTTGATGTATGCCGGCGCCGACTTCCTCCTGATGCCCTCGCGGGTAGAACCGTGTGGCCTCAACCAGATGTATGCGCTACGATACGGTACGGTTCCGATCGTACGACGAACGGGCGGACTCAAAGATACCGTGATTGACTTCGGTGATGGTGGATTTGGCATTTGCCATGACCAGGCCAGCGTTTTTGACATCAATTATTCCATCGACCGTGCAATGGGATTATATGCTGACGAGGCGCGGTTTGCGTCGATCCGCGATTATGTTATGGGCATCGACCATTCGTGGGATGCCGTGGCCGACGATTATATACGACTATACCAATCTTTACAATAAACCATGAGCAAAAGTACATTAGCCATTATTCTCGGCGGCGGACAAGGATCGCGCCTGGCGCCCCTGACGGAAAGTCGTTCGAAGCCCGCCGTACCGATTGCGGGTAAATACCGACTGGTCGACATCCCGATTTCGAATTGTATCAATTCGGATATCAAGCGGATGTTCGTCCTGACGCAGTTCAACTCGGCGTCCCTTAACCAACACATTAAGAACACCTATCATTTCAGTCATTTCAGTACGGCCTTCGTCGACATTCTCGCGGCGGAGCAGACGGTTGAAAACCCCGGCTGGTTCCAGGGGACGGCGGATGCGGTGCGACAGTGTATGACCCATTTCCTGAACCACGAGTTCGACTACGCGCTGATCTTGTCGGGTGACCAGTTGTATCAGATGAACTTCAACGATATGATCGCCGCCCACGCTGCCAGTGGGGCCGATATTTCGATTGCGACCTTACCGGTAACGGCGAAAGAAGCACCCGAATTCGGTATTTTGAAGACCGACGGACAGAATTTCATCACCTCATTCGTTGAGAAGCCGCATGCGGATCTGTTGCCGCATTGGACGTCGGAGACCAGCGACGAAATGAAGGCGGAAAACCGTCATTTCCTGGCGTCGATGGGTATCTATATTTTCAATCGCGATTTGCTGGTGGAATTGATGTCGGACCCCGACACTAAAGACTTTGGAAAGGAAATCATTCCGCAGGCGATCGGCCACCGACGCGTGCTGAGCTTCCCGTATGAAGGCTACTGGACCGACATCGGAAACATCGATTCGTTCTTCGAGGCGAACCTGGGCCTTACGGACGATATTCCGAAGTTCAACCTGTTTGACAATTCGAGTAAGATCTATACCCGTGCCCGCGTGCTGCCGCCGTCGAAAATTGGAGGGAAAACCTCTTTGGAACGTACGGTTTTGGCGGAAGGATGTATCATCAACGGCGCGCATATCGAGCACTCGGTCATCGGCATCCGAAGCCGGATCGGGCGAGATTGTGTCATCCGCAATTCGTACCTGATGGGTAATGATTACTATCAAAACCTCGACGAAATCACCCATAATGACGAACGCCATGTCATCAATATCGGTATCGGAGAACGCTGCCAGATCAACAATGCCATCATCGATAAGAACTGCCGGATCGGCAACGATGTGCGGCTGGAAGGCGGACCGCATCTTCCGAATACGGCGACGCCATTGTATGCCATCAAAGACGGTATCATCGTGGTTAAGAAAGGTGTTACGCTGCCGGACGGTTTCTGCGTGCCGGAGTAACCCCTCTTTTACATAACAAAGGGCTACCAAATGGTAGCCCTTTTTGTTGTGGTGCCCTAACCGTTATTTCGCGTAGACGTCAAGATACGACTTGATTTTTGCCATATCGTCATTGTTAAGTTTGGCTTTAGGCTGCATCTCGGCGAGAATGGGCTTCCATTCGGTTTTAGAGAAATCGTTCGGTGCGAACAACTTGTGGCATTTGCCGCAGTTGTTTTCATACAATTGGTGTCCTTCTTCCTGTTGTGCCGTTAAAGGCGCAGCGGGTGCCGGAGGAGGTGGCGGCGGTGGAGCCGCTTTGCCGGCGCCGCAGGAAACGGCCATGGCCGCGAGTGCGCATCCGGCGAGTAAACGGAGTGTCTTCATCGTGTTTGGTTTCGGTAAATATAAAAAAAGCATCCGGATCGGATGCTTTTGGTGGTTCGTTTACTTGACGTCCATCAACTCGACGTCGAAAATCAGGACGGCGTTCGGCGGGATAACGCCCCCTGCACCGGCCGAGCCATACCCGAGGTGCGGCGGGATCACGAAGCGCGCTTTGTCGCCTATGCGAAGTAGGGCGATGCCTTCGTCCCACCCTTCGATTACCATTCCGCGACCGAGTGGGAATTCGATCGGCTTTTTGCGGCTGTAGGAATTATCGAAGATGCGCCCGTTTTCGAGTTGGCCGCTATAGTGTACGGATACTGTTTTTCCTTTTTCCGCCTGTTTTCCGTTTCCTTTCTGAATGAATTGGTAGCGCAAACCGCTTTCCGTTTTCTCGAATCCGGCGGCAAGTGCCTCCAGACGGCTTTCGGCGGCGGCACGTTCGGCGGCCAGTCTTTTTTCGCGTGAGCCTTCGAACGTACGGAACGCTTCGACCGCATTCCATTTTGCGGCTTCGTCGCCTACGCGGACGATTTCGACGCTGTCGAGCGAATCGCCCTGTGCAATGCTATCGACGACCTCCTGCCCTTCTACGACGGTTCCGAAGACGGTGTGTTTGTCGTCAAGCCACGGTGTTGCCACGTGGGTGATGAAGAATTGGGAACCGTTCGTTCCGGGTCCGGCGTTTGCCATTGACAGCACTCCTGGACCGTCATGACGCAGGTCGGGGTGGAATTCATCGTCGAACTTGTAGCCCGGGCCTCCGGTGCCGACTCCGTCCGGGCATCCGCCCTGGATCATAAAATCGGGAATAACCCGGTGGAATTTGAGTCCGTCATAATACGGTTTCCCTTGCGGGCGCGCCGTATTCTCGAGGTTTCCTTCTGCGAGTGCCACGAAGTTACCAACGGTACCTGGTGTGAGTTCGGGCGTGAGCTTCACGGTGATGCTGCCCTTTGGTGTATTGAATTTTGCGTAAATGCCGTTTTCCATATTTGCTTAAATTGGACGCAAAATTACGGAATCGGGATGTCATTACAAGCAAAAGCCAAAAGCTTCACCCTTACGGCAGCGATTTTATCGTTTGCATCTGCCTATGGGCAGACCTTTTTTGTGAACCGGCTTATTGACGTTCCGATAGAGAACCGTTTGTATAGCGTGGAGTTGTCGACGGGCGTAGCGACAGAAATTTCCATTTGCCCACCCTACCTGGCCCCTGACAACGCTCCGGACCTACAGTATCTTGACATGGCAGAGGATGCGAATGGCAACCTGTGGTTCGTGACGGGGACCGGCGCCCTGTACCGATACGAACCTTCCACCGGGGACTGTAAATACAAAGGTACGTTTGGACAGGTCATCAATGCACTTGAAGCCGATGTGCTAGGGCACCTCTATGCCGCCGGAAACCAAAACGGCATCTGTACGCTGCTTCGATATGATATCGCCTCGCAGGTCTTCTCGACCATCGGTGATTTTAATCCCGGAGTGTATTCATCGGGTGATTTGTTCTATTTTGAGAATCGGTTGTTTCTGTGCTGCATGAACGATAGTATGACAGCGGGCAGCCTTGTGGAAGTAAATGTGGTAACGCCCAGTCAAAGTTGTGGTGTTATGGAGTTGGGGCCGGTGCTCCCCTTTGGCGCCTTCACCCTGACGACCGGTGGCGTGTCGCAACCTTACCTTGTAAGCTATGAAGGACCCGCCTCATTTAGCGTGCGGGCCCTTGACGTCACCAATGAAACGGTCGGAAGTGTGCTGTTTTCGCTGCCTTTTACGGTGGTGGGTGCCGCTCGTTTTTACCCACAATCGAACACTCCGTTACCCTGCTTTACCGGTCTTCCTGATTTCGACAGAAGCGATTGCCTTCAGCTTACCAACCCGGTCAGGGAGCGGATTGCGATAACGACGGATTTACAACCGGAGTTCATCGACGGTAGTCTCTTATATGACGCGACCGGACGTGTTGTTAAACGGTCGGGTGCCGGACAGGTGCCCGATTTTGACGTGTCGGCCATTGAGGAAGGGATGTATTTTTTGGAAGTACACCTTGCGGATGGCAGTCGTTGTGGCAAAACGGTCATCGTCAGGCGGTGAACCGGGGGCAGTCGCAGTAGGCAGTGGACAGTGGACAGTGGGCAGTGGGCAGTGGGCAGTAGGCGGGGTTCGGTTGATTCATTACCTTTGCGCCATGCGAATCGACATTATTACGGTATTACCGGAACTGCTTCGGAGTCCGTTTGAGGGCTCCATCATGAAACGCGCCATCCAGAAGGGATTGGTGGAGGTGCACATCCATAATTTGCGCGATTATACGACCCAGAAACAGAAATCGGTGGACGATTACCAGTTTGGCGGCGGTGCCGGGATGGTGATGATGATCCAGCCGATCGACGATTGCATTACGAAGCTGAAATCGGAACGTACGTACGATGAAATCATTTACATGACGCCGGATGGGGAAACCCTGAACCAGCAAATGGCGAACCGGATGTCGTCGTATGAAAACATCATTATTTTGTGCGGACATTATAAAGGTGTGGACCAACGGGTGCGCGACCACTTTATCACGAAGGAGATTTCGATTGGCGATTATGTGCTGAGTGGCGGCGAGTTGGGCGCTTTGGTGCTATCGGATGCGTTGATACGCCTGATACCGGGCGTGTTGAGCGACGAAACATCGGCGCTGACCGACAGTTTCCAGGACAACCTGCTGGCGCCACCTGTTTACACGCGCCCGGCTGAATACAAAGGTTGGAAAGTGCCGGAGGTGCTGTTGAGCGGACACGCGGCGAAAATCGAGCAGTGGCGGGAGGAAATGGCGTATACGCATACGAAAGAGCGGCGACCGGACCTGCTGGAGAAGGGTTGAGTTTTGAGGGTTGAGTTTTGAGTTCTTGGCTTCAAAATTTTGATTGTTACTCTTTTAGGGAGGTGCCGTCGTCAGGCAACGGGACGTTTTAGCCCGTCAGAGGTTCACTTTTTAAACCCAAAATGAGTAAGTATCGTGAACTTACGATGTTACGTGTAAAAAAACTCAAAACTCAACACCCAAAACTCAAAACTAATTCTTACTTTTGCCACCGCATTGGCCCAACCTCTGGCGAGAATCGTGAAAGTTGCGCTGAGTTAAACATTTAAACCATCATTGTCATGGCAGATTTGATGACGTTCGTAGAGAACGAATTTATCGCAAAAAAAGACTTTCCTGAATTCAGCGCGGGTGATACCATCACCGTGTACTATGAAATCAAGGAAGGTGAAAAAACACGTACGCAGTTTTTCAAAGGCGTCGTAATCCAACGCAGAGGTTCAGGTTTGACCGAAACGTTTACCATCCGCAAAATGTCAGGTGCTGTAGGTGTAGAGCGTATCTTCCCTGTAAACCTGCCTGCTTTGCAGAAAATCGAAATCAACAAAAAAGGTCACGTGCGTCGCGCCCGTATCTTCTACTTCCGCGAACTTACTGGTAAAAAAGCTAAGATTAAGGATAAAAGGATGTAAGAGGCCTTGTAGTGAAAATAAGATCCCGTCATTTGGCGGGATTTTTTTTTGGGGCCGCGAAGGCGCGAAGACACGAAGAATAGCGTATGGTGTGAAAGCAGTTTAAAAATATGGAGATCTGGCTTTTGAGGAAGGGGCTATGAAGGTTTCATGCCGCGAAGGCGCGAAGACACGAAGAATAGCGTATGGTGTGAAAGCAGTTTAAAAATATGGAGATCTGGCTTTTGAGGAAGGGGTTGTGAAGGTTTCATGCCACGAAGGCGCGAAGACACGAAGATTAGTTTTGTGAGAACGTGTTTGAAAATACACACGATCTCGCTTTTTAGGAATGACGTAGTGAAGGTTTCATGCCACGGAGGCGCGAAGGCACGAAGCATATTTCTGCGCGAAAGCTTAGTGAAGTTTTCCTGCCACGAAGGTGCGAAGGCACGAAGCGCGACACATGAAATCAAATCCGATTACCGTAAAACGCAACCGTTCCCGTCTGCCAAATTTATACGCCACACTTTGGGTCCTCATGGAAAAAAATCGCCAATACCCCTATTTCGGTGCTGAAGGAACGAAGGCCAAGCCCAAACCGATGGCGCCTTCGCCGTTTTTTAGTACCTTCGCACTATGCCTGAAACAACAGAAAATTGGTTCGCCTCTTGGTTCGACACCCCGTATTATCACATATTGTATAAGAACCGGGATTATACCGAGGCGCAACTGTTTATCGATACCATCACCCAATACCTGAACCTCGAACCCGGCTCGCGCGTGCTCGATCTGGCCTGCGGAAAAGGACGCCACTCTATCTATCTCAACCAGTTAGGCTATGACGTTACCGGCGTCGACCTTTCCGCTAATAACATTGCGGAGGCCAGCCGGTCGGCGAATGATACCCTGCGGTTCGAACGGCACGACATGCGCGAACCCTTCCCGGGCAAATTTGAAGCCGTGTTCAACCTGTTTACCAGCTTTGGGTATTTCGACGATGATAACGATAACCTGCGTACGCTCCGCGCCATCCAGCAAAACCTCACCGAATCGGGGTTGGCGGTCATCGATTTCATGAACGTCGAAGCCGTATTGCCGCACCTCGTGCCCGAAGAGACCAAAACCATCGACGGCATCGATTTCCATATACGGAAAGCGTTTGACGGGCGTTATATCCTGAAACACATCGACTTCACGGCCGACAACCAGTCGTATTCCTTCACAGAAAAAGTACGCGCGTTCACCCTCGCCGATTTCGAAGCCATGATCGAAGAAACCGGCAGCTACCTGCTTGATGTCTTCGGCGATTACAAACTTCGGAAATACCATAAGTCCGAAAGTCCACGCCTCATCTTAGTTTTCAAATGATCCGCTACCTCCTGCCCTTCCTGGCTGTTATTCTCGGATATACGGGCATGTTATTCTTCCGTCCGGAGCATCGGGTTGGACTCAAACTATTACTTGCATTTAGCGGTTCTTTCCTTCTGTCGGTTACGGTATTACATCTCATTCCGGAAGTGTATGTCGGGGCGACGAATTACCTCATTCCCGGCCTCTGCATCATGGGTGGCATCCTGCTGCAAATTGTGCTTGAGTTCTTCTCACAGGGTGCGGAACACGGCCATACCCACGGACACGGCCGGATGGCGCACATCCCCTGGGCACTTTTTGCCAGCCTTTGCCTGCACGCCTTCCTCGAAGGACTCGCGGTCAACGACAACCAGATGGCCATCGGCATCGCCGTGCACCACCTCCCTATTGCACTGATCCTGACCGGTTTTTTCCTGAATTCGCATCTGGCCAAGCCGGCGATTTTTCTTTTCATGCTGACGTTCGCCGCGATGACGCCGCTGGGCACCTTCCTGGCAACGCAATTGCCCGAAGGGTTGGGTGACCTCCACCGCCCGCTCATGGCACTTGTCATCGGCGTGCTGTTCCACATCTCATCGACCATCATCTTCGAAGCCAGCGAAAACCACAAATTCAACCTCGCCAAAACGGGCATGATCCTCCTCGGCATCGGCCTGGCGGCTTTCCTGTAAGGAGTTTGGGCGTTGCCGCGCTTCACCTATTATCTACACTATCACGTTCGTCCGCGCGGCCGGGCTGTCTGCTATAGCTTTTTGCCTTTGCACATTTCGCGAGGCTACGCACCTACCCGCTCCCTCCTACCGTTCCACAACCGCAGGCAAAAAGGCTGCCGCGCCCATCCCTAACGCGGGTAACTTCTTCCTTGACGTATATGGGAATATCAACAGATGGAGTTTGTCGCACGGGCATTTCCGATTACCTTTGTAAGAACGCTTTGTATATGGCCGATTTCGTCAAAACCACCGAACAACCTTCCCATTACGACCACCTCGAAACCCTGTCGGTGGCCGAACTGCTCGACGGCATCAACCGTGAAGACCAGACCGTTCCGCACGCCGTGCAGAAAGCACTGCCCCAGATCGGCGCACTGGTCGAAACTGTCGTATCGCAACTGCAGAAAGGAGGACGGCTTTTCTACATCGGCGCCGGCACATCGGGTCGCCTGGGTATCGTCGACGCTTCTGAATGTCCGCCTACGTTTGGCGTGCCGCACGACCTGGTCAACGGCATCATCGCCGGGGGCGACACCGCCATCCGACGCGCCGTAGAAAACGCCGAAGACGATCGCGAACAGGCGTGGCGTGACCTCGACGCAGCCGGTATCGGAACACACGACGTGGTCATTGGCATCGCGGCATCGGGCACCACACCGTATGTCATCGGTGGACTCGAAGCCTGCAACGCGCGTGGCATCCTGACCGGGTGTATCACGTGCAACGAAGGGAGTCCGTTGGCGCTCACCGCCCAGTTTCCCGTTGTCGTAGTCGTGGGACCTGAGTTCGTAACCGGCAGTTCGCGCATGAAAGCCGGCACCGCCCAAAAACTGGTATTGAACATGATTTCGACCGCTACCATGATCCGGCTGGGCCGCGTGAAAGGCAATAAGATGGTTGACATGCAACTCAGCAACGATAAACTGGTCGACCGCGGCACCCGTATGATTATGGGTGAAATACCCGTTGGCTATGAAGAAGCGGGCCGTTTGCTGCAAACGAATGGTAGTGTGCGGAAAGCGGTGGAAGCATGGAGAGCGATGAACAATGAACAATGAACGATGAACGATGAACAGTGAACAGTGAACAGTGAACAGTGAGCAGTGAACGATGAACGATGAAGAATGGAGGACGTAGTAAGAATGGAGGATATAGAATGAATCGGCTAATATGAACCGGTTACCCTGAACTATCTACTGTCGACTGTCAACCCTCAACCCTCAACCATCAACCATCAACCATCAACCATCAACCATCAACCATCAACTATCAACTATCAACTATCAACCCCGTGTCTAACCGCCTACTTCTCAATAAAGGAATCAAGTACCTCGCGTTTTCCCTCCCGTTGACCTTCATTGGTCCGTCAGTCATTTACAACGCGTTCATGAACCAGCATACCGCGTGGCACTACCTGGTATTGGCAATCGGGGTTGTAATGTGTTTGGCGGCGATGTTCCTGATGTTCAAGGGTATCATGACGGTCGTTAAAAGTCTTTTTGGAAACTAATGGAAGAATTGCTGTATATCGACCGTGAGTTCGTCCGGGTCAACCTGATCGGGGCGACCATTCAAAACCGCGAGTTTGATGGTTGCACGTTTCGCAACTGCGACTTTTCCCAGACCACCTTCCGCGACTGCAGTTTCATTGACTGTACGTTTCACGACTGCAACCTGTCGATGGCGCAGTTGCCCGCGACTGCGCTGAAAAAAGCCGACTTCGTGGCATGTAAGCTGCTCGGCATCCGTTTCGATGCCTGCGCCGATTTTCTGTTTGAGGTTGGGTTCACCGGCTGCACGCTCGATTACTCCTGGTTTTCCGGTAAGAAAATGACCAAAACCGTTTTCCGCGACAGTTCACTCAAAGGCGTGAACTTTTCGAAAACCGACCTGTCATCGGCTGCTTTCCCGAACTGTGACCTGTCTGACGCGGTTTTTGACGATACCAAACTCGACGGCGCCGACTTCACCGAAGCGCTCCACTATCGGATTGACCCGGACTTTAATTCATTGAAAAAGGCTACATTCCGTGTAGACGGACTCGAGGGCCTTCTGGAAAAATACCAAATCATCATCAAATGAACGCAGGAAACGCCTATCTCGAAAGCGCGCGCAAGCAGTTTCTGTATTACAAAACGTTGGGCGAAAAGGCCATGCGCCAGCTTGAGCCCGAGCAACTGTTCTATTCGCCAAACGACGACACCAACAGTATCGCGGTAATTGTGCAACACGTGGCCGGCAATATGCTCTCGCGCTGGACCGACTTCCTTACCTCAGACGGCGAAAAGGCATGGCGGAACCGCGACGCTGAATTCGTCGACGCTTACGAATCGGTCGACGCACTTTGGCACGACTGGGACAAAGGCTGGGCGTGCCTGTTTGCTGCCGTTGACCCGTTGACCGACGCTGACCTCGACACGATCATTTACATCCGAAACGAAGGCCATACCGTAGTGGAGGCCATCAACCGGCAATTGGCGCACTACCCTTACCACATCGGGCAGATGGTGTTCTTTGCCAAAATGATCAAGCGGGGCGAGTGGGATAGCCTTTCCATTCCGAAGAACAAATCCATCGATTACAATGCCGGTAAGTTCTCAAAAGAGCGAACCATCCGGAATTTCACCGACGACGAACTCGAAAAACTAAGCTGATGCGCCGTATCCCTTTTTATCACTTTTGTTTGACAGCGGCCGTAATGACAACCTTTCTCAGTTGCCTGCCCCAGCCGGAAACCGATTGCAAAGCCTACCATACGGGACGTTTCCGTTTTGAGCTTGACGTTGACGGTGTGAAGAAAAGCACGGTGCTCGACCGAACCGAAAACTTTCAGTATGAGACCTTTGAGGGTAAGACCGACACCGCCAGCGTGCGCTGGGTAAATGACTGTGAGTTCATCCTGCAAGAGCAGCAGCCTAAATCGGTGTTGCCAAAACGTCCGATCCGGATGAAAATCTTGACGACCTCGAAAAATTCCTATACCTTTGAGTACGGTATCGTGGGGGAAAAAGACACCCGCATCGGCACCGCCTACCGAATTCCATAAAACCACACATGTTCGACGTTTTCCTCAATCCCAACGCCTGGATCGCCTTATTTACTCTCACTTTTCTTGAGATTGTCTTAGGCATCGACAACATCATCTTTATCTCCATTACCACCGGCAAGCTGCCCGTGGCCCAACGAAAAAGAGCCACCAAAATCGGTATGTTCCTGGCGATGTTCATGCGGATCGCGCTGCTGTTTGGTATTTCGATCCTCATCGCGATGAAAAAACCGTGGATCAGCTTCGACTTTGGCTGGATGTCGGGTGGTCTGACGGGGCAGAGTCTCATTCTGCTGTTAGGTGGCCTGTTCCTACTGTATAAAAGCACGAAAGAGATACACGAAAAAGTAGAGGAAAAAGGGCAGGAAGAAAAAGAGCTGAAACGCTCTGCGGCACACAGTTTTGGCAACGTCATCTTCCAGATCATCCTGATCGATATCGTATTTTCGTTTGACAGTATCCTGACTGCCGTCGGTATGACCAGCGGCATCGAGGGAGCGCTGCCCATCATGATCCTGGCCGTTGTAATTGCTGTCATCGTGATGATGCAGTTCGCGGTTCCGGTGGGAACCTTTGTAAACAAGCATCCTACCATCCAGATACTGGCACTTTCGTTTCTGGTCCTGATCGGTTTTATGCTGATTGTGGAAGCGGCCCACTATGCCCATTTCCACCTGTTCGATACCGAAGTCACTTCGATTCCGAAAGGGTATCTTTATTTTGCCATCGCCTTCTCCCTCCTTGTTGAGATGCTGAACATGCGGATGAAAAAAAATAAGACCAAATAAGAAGAAACGGCGAAATAGTAACCAACGTCAGTTTTTCTTCCGGCCGATGTGCCGTACCTTTGCGCGAGCCACGATTTTATGCGCCTGATAATTGCCTTAACCGTCTTCTGCCTCCTGGCCAAACCGGCCTTCCCGGTGCTGGAATACGTGTTGCAATATGACTACATTTCAAAGGTGCTGTGCGAGAATAAAGCAAAACCCGAGCTTCACTGTAACGGTAAGTGTCACCTCATGAAAGAGCTTGCCAAAGCCAGTGAGGCCGACAAAAGCGACAGCCACAAACCGAATGACAAAAAAGGGGGCACTTTCGAGCCTGATTGGGTGTTTTTGTTGACACCCTGTGCCACTGCCCTATCCTATACTATTTCGGGTACAAGCCCGATTGCCGTGCACGCAACGCCCCGTTTGTTGCAACCGGCTTTTGGCGA
This genomic interval from Flavobacterium sp. HJ-32-4 contains the following:
- the murQ gene encoding N-acetylmuramic acid 6-phosphate etherase, whose translation is MADFVKTTEQPSHYDHLETLSVAELLDGINREDQTVPHAVQKALPQIGALVETVVSQLQKGGRLFYIGAGTSGRLGIVDASECPPTFGVPHDLVNGIIAGGDTAIRRAVENAEDDREQAWRDLDAAGIGTHDVVIGIAASGTTPYVIGGLEACNARGILTGCITCNEGSPLALTAQFPVVVVVGPEFVTGSSRMKAGTAQKLVLNMISTATMIRLGRVKGNKMVDMQLSNDKLVDRGTRMIMGEIPVGYEEAGRLLQTNGSVRKAVEAWRAMNNEQ
- a CDS encoding DUF6095 family protein; translation: MSNRLLLNKGIKYLAFSLPLTFIGPSVIYNAFMNQHTAWHYLVLAIGVVMCLAAMFLMFKGIMTVVKSLFGN
- a CDS encoding pentapeptide repeat-containing protein, with protein sequence MEELLYIDREFVRVNLIGATIQNREFDGCTFRNCDFSQTTFRDCSFIDCTFHDCNLSMAQLPATALKKADFVACKLLGIRFDACADFLFEVGFTGCTLDYSWFSGKKMTKTVFRDSSLKGVNFSKTDLSSAAFPNCDLSDAVFDDTKLDGADFTEALHYRIDPDFNSLKKATFRVDGLEGLLEKYQIIIK
- a CDS encoding DUF1572 family protein is translated as MNAGNAYLESARKQFLYYKTLGEKAMRQLEPEQLFYSPNDDTNSIAVIVQHVAGNMLSRWTDFLTSDGEKAWRNRDAEFVDAYESVDALWHDWDKGWACLFAAVDPLTDADLDTIIYIRNEGHTVVEAINRQLAHYPYHIGQMVFFAKMIKRGEWDSLSIPKNKSIDYNAGKFSKERTIRNFTDDELEKLS
- a CDS encoding DNA topoisomerase IV; translated protein: MRRIPFYHFCLTAAVMTTFLSCLPQPETDCKAYHTGRFRFELDVDGVKKSTVLDRTENFQYETFEGKTDTASVRWVNDCEFILQEQQPKSVLPKRPIRMKILTTSKNSYTFEYGIVGEKDTRIGTAYRIP
- a CDS encoding TerC family protein codes for the protein MFDVFLNPNAWIALFTLTFLEIVLGIDNIIFISITTGKLPVAQRKRATKIGMFLAMFMRIALLFGISILIAMKKPWISFDFGWMSGGLTGQSLILLLGGLFLLYKSTKEIHEKVEEKGQEEKELKRSAAHSFGNVIFQIILIDIVFSFDSILTAVGMTSGIEGALPIMILAVVIAVIVMMQFAVPVGTFVNKHPTIQILALSFLVLIGFMLIVEAAHYAHFHLFDTEVTSIPKGYLYFAIAFSLLVEMLNMRMKKNKTK